The nucleotide sequence CAGCGAGGAGACCGGGTTCAACGCCGACCACTTCCGGGCCCGGCTGTGCTTCGCGCCGACGCGTCCGGCGGCTGGAGCACCCGAACAGGTCGAGCCCGGCCTGCCCGCGGTGCCGCTCGACCCGATGACGGACCTCTACGGCCCGGTCCTGTTCCAGGGCCGCCGGTTCCAGCGCCTGCGGACGTACCACCTGGCCGCGGCACGCGACGTGGACGCCAGCGTGGCGGCCGACGCCTCGACCGACTGGTTCGCCAGCTACCTACCGTCCACGCTGCTGCTCGGCGACCCGGGCGTGCGGGACGCCATGATGCATGGCAACCAGGTCTGCGTGCCGGACGCGACGTTGCTGCCGCAGGGGATCGAGCGGATTGTGCCGGCCGGCGCGGCCATGTTCGACGCCGACTCGCTCCGGTTCCGTGCCATCGAACGCTCGCGAGACGGGGACACCTACGTGTACGACATCGCGTTGCGCGATGCGACCGGCACCGTCGTCGAACGCTGGGAAGGCCTGCGGCTGCGTGCCGTACGCAAGCAGGACGGTTCGGGACCCTGGCATCCGGTCCTGCTCGGCTGCTACCTCGAACGGGCGATGCAGGACGTGCTGGGATCCGCGGTCACGGTCGCCGTCGAACCGGCGCCGGCGGGACCGGACCAGTCGACCACCACGATCGCGATCGGCCGGGCCCTGGGTGCGCCGACCAGGGTCCGCTACACCAAGGACGGCCAACCCCGGGTCGCCGGAGGGCGGAACGTGTCGGCCAGTTCGGCGGCCGGTCTCGCCCTGTGCGTCGCGGCCGCGGACTCGATCGGCTGTGCGGTCGTTCCGGTGGCGCGCCGGACGGCGCAGGAGTGGGCCGATCGACTCGGGTCGCACGGGGAGCTGGCACGGCTGGTTGCCCGGGCCGCCGGGGACTCGCTCGACGACGCGGCGACGCGGGTCCAGGCCGCCCTGGAATGCCTGTCCGACGCCCGCGAGTGGCGCCTGGTCACGACCGAACCGGTCGGTTGGGTCGTGCTCGGGTGCGGTGACCGGAGGGTCGCCACCTTGGTCACCCGGGTGTCCGGCGCGCAGAACAAAGTCGCCGTGGCCATTCTCGACGGAGGGCGTGAATAGGCAGTGGAGAAATACTACGAGTACCGCCACACCGTGGGGTTCGAGGAAACCAACATGGTCGGCAACGTCTACTACGTCAACTATCTGCGGTGGCAGGGCCGGTGTCGGGAGATGTTCCTCAAGGACCGGGCACCATCGGTCCTCGAAGATCTCCGGCAGGACCTGAAGCTGTTCACCCTCAAGGTCGACTGCGAATTCTTCGCCGAGCTCGCTGCCTTCGACGAGCTGAGCATCCGCATGCGATTGACCGAGCTGGCACAGACCCAGGTGCAGTTCGGCTTCGACTACGTGCGGCTGGACGGGAGCGGGGAGACGCTCGTCGCCCGCGGCAGTCAACGGGTCGCCTGCATGCGGGGACCCAACACCCGGACGACTCCGGCTCGCGTGCCGGAGGCGTTGGCCAAGGCTCTGCAGCCCTATGCCTAGACGGCCCCCGGAGGCGAATATGGAAAGGCTTCAGCCGGCTCAGGATGTGATCCACGAGAAGGGGGCACTGCGCCGGGTGTTCGGCGCCTTCGCCACCGGCGTCACCGTGGTGACCGTGGGTGGCGAGATCGCGCACGGTATGACCGCCAACTCCTTCACCGCGGTCTCCCTCGACCCGCCGCTTGTCCTGGTCTGCGTCGGGCGGGACGCTCTCATGCACGACGTCCTGGAGCAGGATCCGGCATTCGCGGTGTCGATCCTGGCCGCTGATCAGACCGAGCTGGCGCGGTACTTCGCCGACAAGCGACGGCCGGTCGGCCGGGATCAGTTCAACGCGGTGTCGTGGTCCCCGGGGCCGTACAGCGCCGCTCCCCTCATCGACGGCGCGCTGGCCCATCTCGAATGTGAACTCGAGCAACGGCACGAGGCGGGCGACCACACGATCTACGTCGGTCGGGTGCGATCACTGTGGCGTCGACCCGGCGACGACGCACTGCTGTTCCTCAACGGCCAGTTCCTGCGCACCGACCCGTCGCCGAAGCCGGTGCCGGCCCAGCCGGGAGCAACGGGCACCGCGTAGGACGGACCTCTTCGTCGGAGCGTCCCGCCCTGTTCGCAAAAACTTTGTCGCCTACGGACCGCGCGGACCCGGTTCGGCCATTCCGGTGGCCTGCCGGGCCGCCGGCGTTTTTTCCCCGAACCGTTGAGCACCGCGCGAGAAGACGCGCTGCCGCCCACAATTCACGCTTTCCCCGGCAGGATCTGCTGCCGCCGTCCGGCGTCCGGTGACGCCTTCCCGTCGAGATGAGAGGATCCAATGCGATCGAGCCCAGTCGCGGTGGTCCGCAGACTCGCCCCAGCACTATTCGTCCTCGTCCTGGCCACCACCTTGTTCGTGGTGGCTCAGCGACCCGCGATCTCCGCAGCCGACGAGGCCGCACTGGCGTCGCGGTTCCGGTTCACGGAAATGCCGATCGCGCTGCCGGAAAACCTCCCGCAGAAGTCGGTGCGGGTGGTCAACCCGAGGTATGAGCACATCCGGTCGTGGATCTCGTCAGTCGGCGCCGCCATCTCCGTCAACGACCTGGACGGTCGCGGTGTGGCCAACGACCTGTGCCTCGTCGACACGCGATCCGACGCGGCCATCGTCACCCCGGCCCCGGCCGGCGGCGACAACTACCAGCCATTCGTGCTGAACCCGGCACCCCTGCCGATGAGCGACGTCATCGCGCCGATGGGCTGCGTGCCGGGTGACTACAACGGTGACGGCTGGAACGACCTCCTCGTGTACTACTGGGGGCGTACCCCCGTGGTGTTCCTGCACCGCGGCCAGCAGGGCCCGCTGACCCTGGCCAGCTACCAGCCCACCGAACTGATCGCGCCGTCCACCGGGCCCGGCGGTACGTACCAGGGCAAGCAGTGGAACACCAACGCCGTGGCAGTCGCCGACTTCGACGGCGACGGGCATCCCGACCTCGGGGTGTTCAACTACTTCCCGGAAAGCGGCGTGCTGGATCCCCACGGGCAGCCCAACGTCCAGATGAACCATTCCATGTCCCGGGCCACCAACGCGGGTGGCGCGCACATCCTGCGCTGGACCGGGGCGACCGCCACGTCGGTCTCCTTCGAGGAGGAGCCGGCCATCAACCCGCGCTTCGCCACCGGCTGGACCCTGGGTGCCAGTTCGGCGGACCTGGATGGCGACCTGTTGCCCGAGCTCTACCTGGCCAACGACTTCGGCCAGGACCGGATGTTCCACAACCGGTCCACCCCGGGCGACATCAAGTTCGAACTGGTGGAGGGCGAGCGGGACGCGCTCACGCCCAAGTCCCTCGTCGTCGGACACGACTCGTTCAAGGGCATGTCCATCGAGTTCGGTGACCTGAACGGCAATGGCCAGTTCGACGCCTTCGTCAGCAACATCACCACCCCGTGGGGTCTGGAGGAGAGCAACCTCGTGTGGATCAACACCGAGGGCAGCGCGGCGGGGGCCAAAGCGAAGCTGGAGAAGGGCATCGCGCCGTTCCGCAACGAGGCCGGCGACCTCGACATGGCCTGGACCGGCTGGGGCTGGGACGCCAAGATGGCCGATTTCACCAACAGCGGCCACCTGGCCGTCGTGCAGGCCTGCGGATTCGTCAAGGGCACCATCAACAGGTTCAACTGGCTGCAGGAACTGGCCATGAGCAACGACGTGCTGCTGGAGAACCCGGACATGTGGCCCAAGGCCGAGCCGGGCGACGACATCGCCGGGCACGAACCCATGGCCTTCTGGGTACCCGACGGCAACGGCCGTTACGTGAACCTCAGCGCCAAGCTCGGCCTGGACGTACCGATCCCGACCCGCGGTGTGGCGGTTGCCGACACCGACGGCGACGGCGGGCAGGAGTTCGCCATCGCCCGTCAGTGGGGCGCGCCGGCCTTCTACCGCAACACCAGCCCGGAGCGGGGTGCCTTCCTGGGTCTGCGCCTGCACCGGCCCGCGTCGGCCGGCGCGGCGGGCGGACCGGTCGGTACCCCCGCCTACGGCGCCAAGGTCCTGGTGACCACGGCCGACGGTCACCGGCAGGTCGCCCAGCTCGACGGTGGTGGCGGCCACTCCGGCAAGCGGAGCTTCGACGTGTTCTTCGGCCTGGGTGACCAGGGCTCGCAGCCGGTGTCGGCCGAGATCAGCTGGCGGGACCTTCAAGGGACCGCTCATGTGCAGACGGTTGACCTGGCTGCCGGCTGGCACGACCTGATGCTGACCGACCAGGTCAAGGAGGTAGCAGCGAAATGACGGCGACGGACAGCGTCTCGACTGGTGACGGGCGTGCCCAGAATCACCTTTCCAGCACCATCACCCTCCCGCCGCCGGCCAGGGACGTGCCGGTGCCGCCGGCGCTGAAGGCCGCGGCGGACCGACGAGCCGCCCGGCCACCGCGCGTGGACAGCCGGGACCCGCGTTACCTGGCGCTGCGCAACTTCGCCATCTCGATGAGCATCTTCAACATCCTGGGCTACACGGTTCTCGGGTTCGAGCAGCCCTGGGCCTGGCCCTTCTTCGCCCTGGCCATCGGCCTGGGCCTGGAGATCGTGATCGCGCTGATCGCGGCTTGGGCGACCCGGAGCAGGCCTGCCTTCACCGGACACGGAGCGTGGGGGTTGTTCACCTTCCTCCTACCGGCCTACATCACCACGCTCGCGTGCAACATGCTGCTGTACGCGAACGACCGGTTCTGGCCGATCGCCCTCGCCGTGGTGATCGGTGTGGGCCAGAAGGCGGTGCTCGTCGCGCCGATCAAGGGTCGCTGGCGGCACTTCATGAACCCGTCCAACTTCGGGATCACCATGACCCTCGTGCTGTTCTCCTGGGTCAACATCGCTCCGCCGTACCACTTCACCGAACACGTGCCGGACGTGTTCCGGATCATGATCCCAATCATCCTGCTGACCGCCGGTACGGTGCTGAACGCCGTACTGACCAAGAAGGTGCCGCTGATCCTGGGCTGGGTCGGTACGTTCGTCATCCAGGCCCTGGTGCGGCACTGGGTCTGGGACGTCTCCCTGTGGGCCGCGCTGGTGCCGATGACCGGTGTGGCGTTCCTGCTCTACACCAACTACATGGTGACCGACCCCGGTACCACGCCGAGCAAGCCGCTCCACCAGTTCATGTTCGGCATGAGCGTGGGTCTGGTGTACGGCGTGCTCATGCAGTTCAACATCGTGTACACCCTGTTCTTCGCGACGACCCTCGTCTGCCTGGGCCGGGGCGCGATGTGGTGGCTGAAGTGGTTGCGGGAACGCCGGCGGCCGGCGGTCGCCGCGGCGCCCGCGAGCTGACGGTTGATCATGGGTGTCTCGGGCGTCGACACCGGCGCGGCGGTGGAAGCGACGGACTGCCGGGTGTGGTGCGTCGATCCGACAGATGCCCCCGACTGGTGCGAGGAACTGCTCAGCGAGCCGGAACGGGCCCGGGCCGAGTCGTTCCACACCGTCGTGGCGCGACGACAGTTCGCGGCGGCCACCGCGTTGCTCAAGGTCGCGGTGGCCGGGTGGAGCGGTGGTGATCCCTTCGATGTCGAGCTCCGGCGGGAGTGCCCGGACTGCCGACGGCTGCACGGGCGCCCCGAGGTCGCGGGAGGCGGGCCGCACGTCTCGCTGTCGCACTCCGGCGACCTCGTGGCGGTCGCGCTGTGCGCGCACGGACCCGTCGGGGTGGACGTGGAGCAGGTGAACCCGGACGTCGACGTGGACGGCATGCTGGAATTCGTGTTCGGCGAGTCCGAGCGCCGGGTCTTCAGCGAGATTCCCGACCGGCGGGCCCGGCGCCGGGCGTTCTTCCAGTGCTGGACCCGCAAGGAGTCAGTGCTGAAGGCGACCGGTGACGGGCTGCGGATCCCGATGTCGAACGTGACCCTGGAGGCACCGGACGGACAGGTGCGGCTGACCGGCTTCACCAACCATCCGGAGCTGGTCGGCACGGCACAGATCGTCGATCTGCGAGCCGGACCGGGATACGCCGGGGCGGTCACGGTGTTGTCAGACCGGCCAGTACGGGTCTGGGAGCTGGCCGGGGCGGACGCGTTCGCCGCCGCGGCCGAGCTCGTCCGCGACCGGTCACGCATCGCGGTGCGATAGGGCGACATTGCCTGTGAACCGAGAGACGAGTGCCGGACGCCCAGGCGTCCGGCACTCGCGTTCGTTGCGACGGAACCCGGGCCGTGACCGCCGGCCGCGCAGCGACTGGTCGCCGGTCGGGTGTCGGGGTGCGCGGGCGAACGGCACGGTGGGAGAGGGCCGATCGAGGCCGGCGGTGCCATGGTCAAGGGCAACCGCCTCGGCCCACCGACGCCGATGACAAACGGTGGAGTCCGTGGCGCGCATCGATCTGGGAGCCGATGCCGCGATGACGCAGCCGGATCGTCGCGACCAGCTACGGCGTGCCTGAACCCGTTACCTGACAGGAGATCGACGGATGAGCCCAGTCGACACCAGCCCCCTTCACGACCGGCTCGCGTTTGCCCGACAGGTCAAGGCCGCCTCCAACGGCGAGCTGCTGGCCCTGATGACGTCACCGCGCCGTGCGTCGATCGTGCACGACATCGTCGAGGACCTGCCGGCGGTCTTCCGGGCCGACCGGGCCGGCGACCTCGACGCGGTGGTGCACTGGAAGGTGACCGGGCGGCCCGACGGCGGCACCGACACGCTGGAGCTGGTCATCACGCGGGGAACGCTGACGGCGTCGCTGGAGCCGACCCGCGCGGCCCGTCTGACCCTGACCCTCGGGCCGGTCGACTTCCTGAGGATGGTCACCGGCAACGCCAATCCCAAGATCCTGTTCCTGCGGGGCCGCATGAAGGCCCGCGGCGACCTCGGCCTCACCACCCGATTTCCCAGCCTGTTCGACACGCCCCGGCCGTAAAGGAAGGTACGTGGAAGACTTCGATGGCCTGACCGCCGACCAGGTGATGACCCTGGAGGCGTACGCCGACACCATCATTCCCGGTGAGAAGCGTGATCCGACCGACCGGGCGGTCGCCGGCGCGGTGAGCGGCGGAGGCGCGGTCGCCTCCGGCGCCGTGGAGCTGATGCTCTCACCCGAGGGTGGCCTGGCCGGCACCCTGGACAGCCTGGCGGAGGGGCTCAACGAGCACGCGCGTGACTACGGCGCCCGGCTCGGCCTCGACCTCGATCCCGCCGTGCCGCCATTCGTGGCGCTGGCCTTCACCGACCGGATCACCCTCGCCCAGGAGCTGCTGGCACCCGGTCACCCCGAGCAGGAGCTGTGGGTCGCGCTGGCCATGTTCACCACCATGGCCTGGGACACCGGCGCCCACATGAGTACGACCGACGCCCTGGCGTCGGGCCATCCGGGCCTGACCACGATGGGGTTCATGCCGCCCGAGCCGGACGGCTCGTGGCGCTTTCCCAGGTTTTCCTATGGCCGTGCCCTCGCCGCGACCCATCCGCGGACGACCCCGAGAGGAGATCCGCAGTGACAGCCCACGAACGGACCGATGTCCTGGTCATCGGCAGCGGCTTCGGCGGAGCGATTCCCGCATACCACCTGGCGGCCGGCGGCGCCTCGGTCGTCGTCCTCGAACGGGGCCCGTGGCTGAGCGCCGACGAGTTCGACCATGACTTCAAGTTCGGGTCCTCGTCGACCCGGGCCTTCGAGTTCACCATGGGCGAGGGGATGAACGTCCTGGGCGGCAACTGCGTCGGCGGCGGCAGCGTCGTCTACTTCGCGGCCATGCCCCGCGCCCCGCGATTCGTGTTCGAGCGCCAGGGCAGCCTCGGCCGGCGGATGTGGCCGAAGTCCATCACACGGGAGGCGCTGGATCCCTGGTACGACCGGGTCGCCCAGGCCCTGCCCATCACTCAGAGCACCTGGGACGACGTCACGTACTCCGGCGGCGTCTTCGCCGCCGCCTGCGACCACGCCGGCCGCACGGCCAACCCGGTCGCGGCCGCGATCGACACCGATCTGTGCACCAACTGCAACTGGATGATGTCCGGCTGCAAGTTCGACGCGAAGCGGTCGTTGCTGCTCAACTACCTCCCGGCGGCGGTCGACCACGGCGCGCAGATCCGGCCGCTGCACGAGGTGCAGCGCATCGAGCGGTCCTCCGAGGGCGCCTACCTGGTCCACTACACCGTCGTCGACCCGGTCGACTACCGGGTGCAGGTCGACGTCGGCGTCATCGAGGCGAAGATCGTGGTGGTCGCGGCCGGCGCGGCAGCGACGCCGGTGATCCTGCAACGGTCCGAGGAGACCCTCGGGGCGATGCCGCCCGCGGTCGGGCGCTACTTCTCCGGCAACGGTGAACGGCTCAACACGGCCATCCTCAACGAGGACCGGGTCCGCGACGTTCTGGGCCTGGACCGGGGCGACGGCCTGGCCTACGCGGCCAACCAGATCGGCCGGGGACCGTCAGCCGCCAGCTGGGACCGGCTCGACGGTTCGCTGCCCGAGTTCAGCCGCTACTCCCTGGAGCAGCTGTACTTCCCGCCGGGGTTCGGCACGATCCTCGCGCAGGCGCCCGACGCCGACGGACCGAGCTGGTTCGGACCCGACAAGAAGGAGATCCTGCGGCGCTGGCAGTCGTGGCTGACCATCTTCATCATGTCCGAGGACGACAACGAAGGCGTCTTCGGTCCTCCTCCGGAGACCGGCAACGCCGATCGCATCTCCATGCAGATGCTCAGCCGGGGCAACTTGCGGTACGAACCGACCGCCAACACGCGGCACGGCTGGGCCCTGGCCGACGCGGACATCCGCGACATCATGGAGCGCGACGGCCTGTCCCGGGTGCTGCCCTGGACCAACGAGGTCATCGGGGCGTACACCGTGCATCCGCTGGCATCGTGCCGGATGGGCGACGACCCCGAGACCTCCGCCCTCGACGACACCAACGAGCTGCGGGACCACCCGGGGATCTTCGTGACCGACGGCTCGGCCGTGCCGGGGGCGTTGACGGTCAACCCGGCGTTCACCATTGCCGCGATCGCCGAGCGCGCCGTGCCGAACATCGTCCGGGCCGCCCAGGCCCGTGGCGTCGACGTGCGGTATCGCGGGTCGCTGCCGCCACCGGCGCGGATCAGTCGCAAGGCACCGGTCCCGTTGACCGGCCGTGACGGCCAGCCCGTGACAGTCCCCTCGGTATAGGCGAATCATCAGGAGGAAACGTGTCGAATCAGACGAGCGTCTACGACGACCTGATCGCTGACGGCGACGACATCGAGGCGTTGGTGACCGGGTTGAGCCCGGCTCAGTGGTCCACCGCCACCCCGGCCCCGGGCTGGACCGTCAAGCACCAGATCGCGCACCTGGCATTCGTGTCCCACCTGGCCGCCCTGTCGGCCACCGAGCCGGACGCCTTCGCCGAGCATGTGGCCGACGCCAAGCGTGACTTCCAGGCGGCGGTCGACAAGGCCCTGGCCGCGTACCTGGAGCTGCCCACCGGTGCGCTGGTGGACAGGTGGCGGCAGGAGCGCAACACCGCGGCCAAGGCGCTGGCTGCCGTCGAGCCGACAGCCACCGTTCCCTGGCTGGTCACCCCGTTGCCGCCGTCGGTGCTGGCCGCGGCCGGCATGATGGAGTTGTTCGGCCACGGTCAGGACATCGCCGACGCGCTCGGGCGCACGCGCGAGCTGACCGACCGGATCGGCCACCTGGCCTGGTTCGGCTTCCGTACCCGCGACTTCGGCTACCACGCGCACGGGCTGACCCCGCCGACCGAGGAGTTCCGGGTCGAGCTGACCGGTCCTTCCGGCGTGGTCTGGGAGTTCGGGCCGGCCGACGCGACCCAGCGGGTGACCGGACCCGCCGTGGACTTCGCTCTGCTGGTCAGCCGCCGCCGACACCGCGACGACCTGTCCCTGACCGCGCAGGGCGAGGAAGCCGACCGCTGGCTCGACATCGCTCAGGCCTACCGCGGGCCGGCCGGCGCCGGTCGCCGCCCCGGCCAGTTCGCCAAGCGGTAATCACCCCGGAGTCCGCCTCCGCGAGCGTCCGTGAGGACCTCGCGGAGGCGGACTTCTCTGTGCGCACGGCGCACGCGACCAACGGATCGCAGGAGCGCGAACCCAGCAGGTGCGAGGGGCGTCCTGCGCGGGTCCGCGCCCGCGTCGCTACCTGCCCTGGGACGCCAGCTCTGCGGTCTGGCCCGGCGCGGACTGCCCGGCACGACCCGCGCAGTGAGTTTCCAGGTTGGGGATCGCGTAGAGGATGGGCAGGTCCGTCATCCGCTTCGGCCGCAACGCGATGCCGACCACGCTGGTTGACCTGTCCGTCACCGTGACCGGATCGACGTCACCGAGGAGCAGCGAGCGCCGGGTCCACGGTTCCGGGTCCACGCTGTCGGCCGTTGCCACGGCCCTGACGTACCACTGCCCGGGGGAGACGGCGGGCAGGCAGTAGCGGGCCTTCACGCCGGCTTCCGCCTCGACGACGGTCCAGGACGCTGGTTGACGCTGGATGATCGGGGTGTCGAAGGCGCCGATGTAGACGCGGGCCCTGGCGTACCCCGGCGGTAGGGTGACCGTGCCGGTCACGGTGCCAGACTCGGGCAGTGACCGGTTCTCGGGCTGCGGTGTCGCACGCATGCCCTCGGCCCACATCCGTCGGAACCGGCTGGGCGACGTGCCCACGCTGTCGGTGAAGTGATTCGTGAACGAGCCCAGACTGTTGAAGCCGACCGCCAGGGAAATGTCCGTGACGCTCAGCGTGGTCGTGGCAAGCAGACGTTTGGCCTGGTAGATGCGAACGGCCGAGAGATACCTGCCGGGGGAGACCCGGGTCGCGGCGCGGAACACCCGGGAGAAGTGGAACCGGCTCAGGATTGCGCTCTTCGCGATGTCGTCGAGCGACAACGGCTCGCTGTAGCTCGCCCAGATGCGCGCTATGGCCGACTTGATAGCACTGTTCATGTGGGGCCTCCGTGAGCGGAGCAACACGATCCGTTAGAACTCTGCACCGGGGACCTCGAGAGCCGGTGGGGCCCGGATGGGGCCTCGGTCGAGACCGCCTCGAGGCGGTGTGGAATCGGATGACACCGCCCTGGGCCGGACGTGACCGGCGCCCGCCGGCCGCCTCGAAGCAGACGGTCCACGCCGCGGCGCCGGACTTCATCGAGCTTTGCGCGTTCGCCAGCCGGTTCTCGATCACTTGCGCGTCGCACGCACGTCTCCGTACAGCCAGGCAATCCCGAAGATGTTGCCGGGAGGCCGGATTCGAGATCGTGCTGCCAGCGACCGACACAGAGATCGGAGGCGGAGCCATGCCGCGATGGAACCCAGTTCGCGTCGTCAGGTCCTTATTCCCCAGCGAGCCGGGCCCGAAGCGCCTGTACGTGGTGGCCACGCTCATCAACACATTCGGAAGCGGGCTGCTGATCGGAAGCCTGCCGTTGTACTTCACCCGCGTCGTCGGCCTGTCCGCGGCCCGGGTCGGCCTGGGCCTGACCATCGCGGCCTCGGTCGCGCTGGCGATGGCTCTCCCGCTCGGCGAACTGGCCGACCGGCGCGGCCCAGCCCAGGTGATCAGGGCCCTGCTGCTGGTGGAGGCCGCGGCGATGCTGGCCTTCCTCTTCATCGGCGACTTCGTCACCTTCCTCGTCGCCGCGTCCGTGCACCTGGTGGCGTCGAATGCGCTCGGGACGGTCGAGGGAGCCCTGTTGCGACGGGTGGCCGGCGACGACGCGCCCGCCTTCCGATCCTCGATCTACGCGGTCACGAACCTGGGCCTGTCGGTCGGCCTCATTCCCTCCGGCATCGCGATCCAGCTCGGCACCCCGGCCGCATATCGCGTGCTCATCATCGTCAATCTGCTCAGCTTCGTGGTCACCTGGGCGGTTCTCAGCAGACTGCCGCGTTACAAGCCACTGCCGAAGCCGGCCACCGGGCCGCGCTGGATCGCGGTGCGTGACAAGCCGTACGTCGTGTTCGCGCTTCTGAAGGCCTCGATCCACCCCCAGTTCTATGTACTCACCCTGCTGCTTCCGCTGTGGGTGGTCGACAAGACGAACGCTCCGCGTTGGGCCATCCCGGTGTCCCTGGCGATCAACACGATCATGATCATCCTGCTCCAGGTCCGCCTCGGTGGTCAGGTGCAGACGATCCGGCAGGGCGGGCTCGCGTGGCGGCGGGCCGGACTGGCCTTCCTCCTCAGCTGCTGCGTGCTGGCCTTTGCGGCCGGGCTGCCCAGCTGGGCGGCGCTGGCGGTGGTGATCACGGCCGTCGCCCTGCACAGCTACGGCGAGATCATGCACACGGCCGGCATCTTCTCC is from Micromonospora terminaliae and encodes:
- a CDS encoding MFS transporter: MATLINTFGSGLLIGSLPLYFTRVVGLSAARVGLGLTIAASVALAMALPLGELADRRGPAQVIRALLLVEAAAMLAFLFIGDFVTFLVAASVHLVASNALGTVEGALLRRVAGDDAPAFRSSIYAVTNLGLSVGLIPSGIAIQLGTPAAYRVLIIVNLLSFVVTWAVLSRLPRYKPLPKPATGPRWIAVRDKPYVVFALLKASIHPQFYVLTLLLPLWVVDKTNAPRWAIPVSLAINTIMIILLQVRLGGQVQTIRQGGLAWRRAGLAFLLSCCVLAFAAGLPSWAALAVVITAVALHSYGEIMHTAGIFSIALNLPPAHAQAQYDGFSGIFAGTGNAAAPALLLGVVLSLGVPGLIGLGLFFFLPSLLMPAVTRWGERTRPAVSESLDLQAVDAVK